Proteins from one Candidatus Abyssobacteria bacterium SURF_5 genomic window:
- a CDS encoding right-handed parallel beta-helix repeat-containing protein — MAKPSTRRRSNMKRLYVPVLLALAAAISAASPGSADTYYVPDDFVTIQAALDAAANGDEIIVRDGTHAGTDLTFAGKALTLRSENGPSACIIEGAESGWVFRFGNESSDSILDGFTITHGPAGGIVCMSYSSLAITNCIVTGNGGEMAGFGGGIYCSYSDPTITNCVITDNSLGAFGDGGGIMCWSASPTIANCVISGNSVGYMGAGGGIHCYYYSSPVITNCTITGNSATDNGGGGGIYSMNSTPVITNCTISGNSSHFAGGGLHFEGAAGLETLINCIVWGNETALDVGNEIYIGTYGHVLTVGSTDVRDRLGFDDVYVDPLAILNWLEGNINADPLFVGAGDFHLTAGSPCVDSGAAAAIDDDIDGDPRPRGAGFDMGSDEFYEVSMRLVPDADEASRGGSLGYDVTVTNHTDVVQTFEYWTMVRLPNGSMYPPSGALFGPHTVNLPPFASGSAHLSHAIPVIAPLGMYTYNAYIGPNPPLPTNERHFDFEVAP, encoded by the coding sequence ATGGCAAAGCCTTCAACCAGAAGGAGGAGCAACATGAAGAGGCTGTATGTGCCAGTTCTCTTGGCGCTGGCTGCCGCCATAAGCGCCGCGTCTCCAGGTTCTGCGGACACCTACTATGTGCCGGACGACTTCGTGACAATCCAGGCGGCGCTTGATGCGGCGGCAAACGGTGATGAAATCATCGTGCGGGACGGCACTCATGCAGGCACAGATCTGACTTTCGCAGGCAAGGCTTTGACGTTGCGTTCAGAGAATGGACCTTCGGCCTGCATTATCGAAGGGGCGGAGAGCGGTTGGGTTTTTCGGTTCGGCAACGAATCTTCCGATTCGATACTTGATGGATTCACTATAACCCATGGCCCCGCTGGCGGGATAGTCTGCATGTCCTATTCCTCGCTTGCGATCACCAACTGCATCGTTACCGGGAATGGGGGCGAGATGGCCGGCTTCGGCGGCGGAATTTACTGCAGCTATTCCGATCCGACAATCACAAACTGTGTCATTACCGATAATTCGCTCGGGGCTTTCGGCGACGGGGGCGGTATCATGTGTTGGAGCGCATCTCCAACCATCGCCAATTGCGTCATCAGCGGCAATTCGGTCGGCTACATGGGTGCAGGCGGGGGCATCCACTGTTACTATTATTCTTCTCCGGTAATAACCAACTGCACAATCACCGGCAATTCAGCAACGGACAACGGCGGCGGCGGCGGGATTTACAGTATGAACTCCACGCCCGTGATTACCAATTGCACAATCAGCGGCAATTCTTCGCATTTTGCTGGAGGAGGACTTCATTTTGAAGGAGCGGCCGGCTTGGAGACGCTCATCAACTGCATTGTATGGGGGAATGAAACGGCTCTGGATGTTGGAAATGAAATCTATATTGGAACGTACGGCCATGTCCTCACCGTCGGTTCTACCGATGTAAGAGACCGACTCGGTTTCGATGACGTATATGTCGATCCTCTCGCCATATTGAATTGGCTGGAAGGCAACATCAACGCCGATCCACTATTTGTGGGTGCCGGCGACTTCCATCTCACAGCCGGCTCGCCGTGTGTCGATTCGGGGGCGGCTGCCGCAATCGATGACGATATCGATGGCGATCCGAGGCCGCGCGGGGCCGGCTTCGACATGGGATCCGACGAATTCTATGAAGTCAGCATGCGACTTGTTCCCGATGCGGATGAAGCATCAAGAGGCGGTTCACTTGGATATGATGTGACGGTCACGAATCACACTGATGTCGTGCAGACATTCGAGTACTGGACCATGGTTCGATTGCCTAACGGTTCGATGTATCCCCCATCGGGTGCGCTCTTCGGGCCGCACACAGTGAATCTTCCTCCCTTCGCGAGCGGATCAGCGCACCTGTCGCATGCAATTCCAGTGATCGCACCTTTGGGGATGTATACTTACAATGCATATATCGGGCCGAATCCGCCGTTGCCGACAAACGAGCGGCACTTCGATTTCGAGGTGGCGCCGTAG